A single region of the Triticum dicoccoides isolate Atlit2015 ecotype Zavitan chromosome 2B, WEW_v2.0, whole genome shotgun sequence genome encodes:
- the LOC119368323 gene encoding putative invertase inhibitor encodes MGPSRALPCLVLLFLLSSSRASVLEDTCKSFADGNPGVGYDYCIKFFQASKDSATADKRGLAIIASKLTGAAAKSIGKHIQALKASEKDKHIQSGLNDCGDLYSQAVDLLDVAAKGVAAGTPRGKLDAVANLSGALVSPQTCEDGFSELGVKSPLSAEDSEFTKEVSIALVITNSL; translated from the coding sequence ATGGGGCCTTCACGAGCTCTCCCGTGCCTGGTCCTCCTCTTCCTTCTCTCCTCATCCAGAGCTTCCGTCTTAGAAGATACGTGCAAATCCTTCGCCGACGGCAACCCGGGCGTCGGCTACGACTATTGCATCAAGTTTTTCCAGGCGAGCAAGGACAGTGCCACCGCCGACAAGCGTGGCTTGGCTATCATCGCATCAAAGCTCACCGGAGCGGCAGCCAAGAGCATAGGCAAGCACATCCAAGCCCTCAAGGCCTCGGAGAAGGACAAGCACATCCAGTCGGGCCTCAATGACTGCGGTGATTTGTACTCGCAAGCTGTGGACTTGCTCGACGTGGCAGCGAAAGGCGTCGCGGCGGGTACACCGCGAGGCAAACTAGACGCAGTGGCGAACCTCAGCGGCGCACTGGTCAGCCCCCAAACCTGCGAGGACGGTTTCAGCGAATTGGGCGTGAAGTCGCCGCTCTCCGCCGAGGACTCCGAGTTCACTAAGGAGGTCTCCATCGCACTCGTTATAACGAACTCGTTATGA